A genomic window from Cucumis melo cultivar AY chromosome 8, USDA_Cmelo_AY_1.0, whole genome shotgun sequence includes:
- the LOC127150718 gene encoding uncharacterized protein LOC127150718 has product MHDVAELLTWHMNHKNSDGKMRHPVDSVSWDSIDAKWPDFSNDPRNLRFGLATDGFNPFSNLSSRYSCWPVMLVTYNLPPWLCMSKENIMLTLLIPGPKQPGNDIDIFLQPLIDDLKLLWDGVEVYDVVSKSNFNLRAVLIWTINDFPAYGNLAGCTTKGKTACPICGEHTHSQWLYHSKKLVYMGHRCFLPPSHPYRKKKSWFDGKVEDRQVPRIANGNAIDTQLKDFQNFFGKVDKKKRKRQKELKGMWKKRSIFFDLPYWKELVLRHNLDVMHVEKNVCESIIGTLLDINGKSKDGYNARKDLQDMNIRHDLHPVERESRVYLPPALHTLSKLEKQLFCKRLYELKVPDGYSSNISNCVSAEETKVMELKSHDYHVLMQQLLPVVIRGMLPKGPKHSITRICGFFNKICQRVIDRESMLEIEKEVIETLCLFERYFPPLFFDIMTHLVIHLGREVRLCGPVQFRWMYPFERYMKTLKGFVRNQSRPEGCIVERYLAEECILFYKNCVQGSTRLDDKQRRNEEFNNDIILEGRPISTGKEITLSDEVLNLAHQYVLFNTKAVEPYIEMHRNELILSNKRLANDDTQVMKVHSEQFPIWLKEKISLDVGNRKDSDILKWLANGPRKTAMSFLGYIINGQRFHIKSIERSTQNSGVSIDASSICRSSDGDGSPKFDVVTYYGVLTKIILLDYYVYRLPMFKCDWAKIHNGVKVDDGFTLVNLHQNQSQFSSEPYILASQAKQVFYARENDNSPWYVVLKALPRGFHELDKYDENVDTSFVIDGSSLALDDIDDEFECRNNSRDDCEGILL; this is encoded by the exons ATGCATGATGTAGCTGAATTATTGACATGGCATATGAACCATAAAAATAGTGATGGGAAGATGCGTCATCCAGTTGATTCTGTTTCATGGGACTCAATTGATGCAAAGTGGCCCGACTTTTCGAATGATCCACGAAACTTGAGGTTCGGTCTTGCAACCGATGGTTTCAACCCATTCTCTAATCTTAGTAGTCGATACAGTTGTTGGCCAGTCATGCTTGTGACATACAACCTACCTCCTTGGTTATGCATGTCGAAAGAAAATATAATGCTAACTTTACTGATTCCTGGTCCTAAACAGCCTGGCAATGACATTGACATTTTCTTGCAACCATTAATTGATGACTTGAAATTGTTATGGGATGGAGTTGAAGTTTACGATGTAGTTAGCAAATCAAACTTCAATTTGAGAGCTGTGCTTATATGGACAATCAATGACTTTCCTGCTTATGGAAATCTTGCTGGGTGTACAACGAAGGGTAAGACGGCTTGTCCAATTTGTGGGGAGCACACACATTCTCAGTGGTTGTACCACAGTAAGAAATTAGTCTATATGGGTCATAGATGCTTTTTACCTCCATCTCATCCATATAGAAAAAAGAAGTCGTGGTTTGATGGCAAAGTTGAAGACCGACAAGTTCCTAGGATTGCAAATGGGAATGCAATCGATACCCAACttaaagattttcaaaatttctttgGAAAAGTTGATAAGAAAAAACGAAAGAGACAAAAAGAGTTGAAAGGAATGTGGAAAAAACGATCCATCTTCTTTGACTTACCATATTGGAAG GAACTTGTATTACGTCACAACTTAGACGTCATGCATGTTGAGAAAAATGTATGTGAGAGCATAATAGGCACATTGTTGGATATTAATGGAAAATCAAAAGATGGATACAATGCTCGTAAAGATTTGCAAGACATGAATATACGACATGACTTACACCCAGTAGAACGCGAGAGTCGAGTATACCTTCCTCCAGCTTTACACACTTTGTCTAAATTAGAGAAACAACTGTTTTGCAAGAGGTTATACGAGTTGAAAGTACCTGATGGTTATAGTTCAAACATTTCTAACTGTGTTTCAGCGGAGGAAACCAAAGTAATGGAATTAAAATCTCATGACTATCATGTGCTAATGCAACAACTTCTACCGGTTGTCATTAGGGGAATGCTTCCAAAGGGCCCGAAACATTCAATAACACGAATCTGTGGATTCTTTAATAAAATCTGCCAACGTGTAATTGATCGAGAAAGTATGTTGGAAATTGAAAAGGAGGTAATCGAAACACTATGCCTTTTTGAGAGGTATTTTCCTCCTTTATTCTTTGACATCATGACTCATTTGGTCATTCATTTGGGTCGTGAAGTTCGTTTGTGTGGACCCGTTCAATTTCGTTGGATGTATCCATTCGAAAG GTACATGAAGACTCTAAAAGGGTTTGTTAGAAATCAGTCACGTCCAGAAGGGTGCATTGTAGAGCGTTATTTAGCCGAAGAATGCATCCTCTTTTATAAGAATTGTGTTCAAGGTTCAACAAGACTTGATGATAAACAACGTCGGAATGAAGAATTTAACAATGATATCATTCTCGAAGGACGTCCAATATCTACTGGAAAGGAAATTACATTATCTGATGAAGTGCTCAACCTTGCACATCAATATGTCTTGTTCAACACAAAAGCAGTTGAACCATACATAGA AATGCATAGGAACGAGTTGATCCTTTCAAATAAAAGACTTGCAAATGATGACACTCAAGTAATGAAGGTTCACTCAGAACAATTTCCTATTTGGTTGAAAGAGAAG ATTTCATTGGATGTTGGTAACAGAAAAGACTCAGATATATTGAAATGGCTTGCAAATGGACCACGCAAGACCGCAATGTCATTTTTAGGTTATATTATAAATGGTCAACGGTTCCATATTAAAAGCATAGAAAGATCGACTCAAAATAGTGGTGTTTCAATTGATGCAAGTTCAATATGTAGATCAAGTGATGGAGATGGATCTCCAAAGTTTGATGTGGTTACATATTATGGAGTCCTAaccaaaataattttattagattACTATGTCTACCGACTTCCAATGTTTAAGTGTGATTGGGCAAAAATCCATAATGGTGTTAAAGTTGACGATGGATTTACACTTGTTAATTTGCATCAAAACCAAAGTCAATTCTCAAGCGAGCCATACATTCTTGCATCACAAGCTAAACAAGTTTTTTATGCAAGAGAAAATGACAATTCTCCTTGGTATGTTGTATTGAAAGCACTACCGAGAGGATTTCATGAATTAGACAAATATGATGAGAATGTTGATACAAGCTTTGTGATTGACGGATCCTCCCTAGCGCTTGATGATATTGATGATGAGTTTGAATGTCGCAACAATTCACGGGACGATTGTGAAGGCATCTTATTATGA